The genome window CGCTGCCGAGGGTTTCTTCACTGAAGGTATAGGCCTTCATATGAACGAGGTCTATTATCCCGCTGAAAGTCTCTGCGGCGCCGATCGGCAGCTGCACCGGCACAGCAGGAGCGGCCAGTTTTTCGCGCATCTGCTGAACGACCGCATCAAAATTAGCTCCCATACGGTCCATCTTGTTGATGAAGGCGAGGCAGGGAACATTATATTTTTTGGCCTGACGCCAGACGGTTTCGGACTGAGGCTGTACGCCTCCCACTCCGCAGAAAACCCCTACGGCGCCGTCCAGCACACGAAGGGATCGTTCCACCTCCACGGTAAAGTCCACATGTCCGGGAGTGTCAATGATGTTGATCTGGCGATCGCGCCAGAAACAGGTGGTTGCGGCGGAAGTAATAGTGATTCCGCGCTCCTGCTCCTGTTCCATCCAGTCCATGACGGCGGTGCCTTCATGCACTTCGCCGATTTTATAAACCCGCCCTGTATAATAGAGAATCCGCTCGGTCGTCGTGGTTTTACCCGCATCGATATGAGCGACAATGCCGATGTTGCGAATCGACGAAAGCGCGCGACCACGTGACGCATCTTCCCTCTGGGAAGGCGCAACGCCGCTACATTTTTTTCCGTCTTTACTCACAACAACACTCATTTTAACTCTCAAAGAACAAGGGGGTGGGATGCATCATCCCATCATTACCAGCGGTAATGAGCGAACGCTTTGTTCGCCTGAGCCATCTTATGCGTATCATCCCGCTTTTTAATGCAGGAACCCTGGTTAGCATACGCATCCAACAGCTCCATAGACAGCGCACGGCGCATCGGCATACCGCGGCGGCCCTTGGAATACTGGATCAGCCAGCGGCTGGCCAGAGCAGTCTGGCGTTTCGGGCCGACTTCCACCGGAACCTGATACGTGGCACCACCGACACGACGGGATTTCACTTCCAGTTTCGGCTTAATGTTTTCCATCGCCTGAGTCAGCACAGCCAACGGATCTTCATCCTTCAGCTTGCTTTGGATATCTTCGAGGGCTCCATACACGATGGAAGCGGCGGTTGCTTTTTTGCCGCGACCCATAATGGCGTTAATCATATAAGCGATCAGCTCGCTGTTGTAGCGGGGATCGGGGGTTAACGTACGTTTTTCTGCTGCGCGTCTTCTTGCCATGATCTAAAAACCTTTACTTATGATTCTTTCGGCTTTTTCGCACCGTATTTTGAACGACCCTGTTTGCGTCCATCCACACCAAGACAGTCCAACGCACCGCGAACGATGTGATAACGAACACCCGGCAAGTCCTTTACACGACCGCCACGAACCAGCACCATGCTGTGTTCCTGCAGGTTGTGGCCTTCACCCGGGATGTAGGCATTGATTTCGCGACCGTTGGTCAAACGGACACGGGCGATTTTACGAAGCGCCGAGTTCGGCTTCTTCGGGGTCTGGGTTTTCACCAAAAGACAAACACCGCGGCGCTGCGGACAGGCGGTCAACGCAGGACACTTTTTCTTCTTCTTAATCGGCGTACGCGGTTTTCTAACAAGCTGATTTACTGTAGGCATAAAAATCCCTTCCTTCAAAAAACGAGCGGCAGATAGTATGTTTCCTCTGTCCGTCCCGCAAGCATTTCATTCATTTTTTTTCACATTTTTTATTTTGCCCGTCCAATACGCGTTTGGACTAAGCCTGTATTACAAAATTCGCACCGCGGCACGGCTCGAAGTATACCGCAATCTCCGGACACCTGCTCAAGAACCGAAGAGACAAACCCTTGGACGTCCCCGCCCCCTGTTACAGGCGGTCGGAACAGCCACAAAACAGATGAAGGTCCCAATGGCCGGGAAAATCGTCCAATCATTTCCCAATGCTCGGAAGGTTCTACCGGATTCTTCCAAAACTTGGAACAAAGAAGCTCGTCTTTTTCCAGCGGCCTGAAAAACAGGAACCGACCCTCGCCCGTCAACACTCCGCATTCCATCCATTATGACCCACCAGAGAGCTTTTTATCGATTTCGCGCAAACGCTTGGCAACATCATTAAGACGGAATTCGATGGAGTTGAGCACCCAGAACTGGAAGTGCTCCACTTTGGTTCCCCGGTGGATCATCCAGATAATTTTGATTGAAACGAGCAGCACGGCCAGCTCAATAGAAAACATCTGCGGCAACGGCACGTGGATATGAAAAATATGGCGCAACAGATCGAGCGCAAAGAGAACCACCATAGCGATAATAAAGATGATATTTACAATATTATCGTGCTTCTGCGAGTGCTTGCCGCCGATCTGTCCAACCAGCCGCCGTATCCGTTCTTTTTCTTTACGAAACTGCTCCAGTTCCTCAATCAGGGAGGCTTGATCTACATTTTTATCAGTGTCCATTGCCATTGTCCGGACTTCCATCTAAAAAAAGGCGAATCAGCTGCGCCCGCTTAATGTCGCGCTCTTCAGGGCTGAGCATGGAACCAGCGGCCTTCTGCAGGTGGGCCGGCTGAATCCGAATCAGCAGCTGATCAATATCGCGCCGGGCAATTTCCGGCATAAGGCCGAGATCAATGCCAAGGCGCAGGCCGGACAACAGGTCGAGCGCTTCGTTGGAGTTCATCATGGCGGCATGCGCCAAAATACCGTAAGCGCGGCCAATATGGTCGTGCACACGGATCTGCTGAGACTCCATCAGGCGCAAACGGGCATTTTTTTCGTGTTCGATCACTTCGAGCACAATCTGGTCGAGATGAGAAATAATCTCGACTTCGGTTTTTCCCAAAGTGATCTGATTGGAAATCTGGAACATGTGGCCGGCGGCTTCAGAGCCTTCGCCCCACATGCCTCGAACAGCCAACCCGATTTTAGAAACGGCATTGATCACGGGCTTAATCTCTTCAGTCAGGCAGAGTCCCGGCAGATGCAGCATCACACTGGCGCGCATACCTGTTCCGACATTGGACGGACAGGCGGTCAGATACCCGAGTTTAGACGAAAAAGCATAGGTCAGTGTTTTTTCAAGGTCATCATCCAGCGCTTCGGCTCCGTCCAGCGCCTTTTGCAAATTCAGCCCCGGCTGCAAAGACTGCAGACGAATATGATCTTCCTCGTTCACCATGACAGCCCGACATTCATCTTCGCTGACAAACAGGCCGCTGCCGCTCTTACGCTCCGCCAGCTCCGCGCTGATCAGGTGCCGTTCGAACAGAAGCTCGCGCTCCAGCGTTTTCAGTTCGTCCATTCGCCAGCGAAGGAATTCCGTATCGGTTTCCATACTGTCGAAGGCCTGCACAACTTCATTCCAAACGCGGTCACGAACTTCTTTGGAAGCCCATCCGGGAAACGTGGTATCGCTGAGGTTGCGGGCCAGGCGCACACGACTGCTGATCACCGGCCCCTCTTCCGGGCCGGATTCGAGCCATCCGCCATGCCGTTCAAGAAGTCCATCGAGCGTCATGCGTCACCGCCTTCCTGTTCTTCCGCCTGCGTGCGGACCTCACTGATCCGATCCCGGATCTCCGCCGCCTTTTCATAGTCCTCGCGGGCGATGGCGGCATCCAGTTCTTTCTGAAACCGGGCAATCTGCGACTTGATACGGGTCTGAAGCCCTTCACGCGCCGGAATCTTGCCGACGTGCTGGCTGCTGTGATGCATGGCTTTGATGGCAACGGCCAGCTCAGCCATGAAAGTGTTGTAGCAGTCCGGGCAGCCGAGGCGCCCGCTCCTGCGGAACTCCTCGCGCGCCATTCCGCAGCGCGGGCAGGACGGACTGAGCTGGTGCTCAATCCCCTGCTTCGCCTCGCCCAGGCCCATCAGGATGTCCGTGATGGAAATCGGGCTGTGAATATCAATGCCCTGCTCCTTGGCGTGCTCCTCGCAGAGATGAACCTCTTTCATCTCGCCGTTTACCACCTGCGTCAGGTGCACAACCGCTTCTTTATCACAAAGGTCACATTTCATAGCATCAAACCCAAACGTTCCAACCCGGACTCTCCATTCAGAATTTTCAGTTTTAAATTTGCTCAGCGTTTAGAGTTCAGGACTCAGAAATCGATTCTGATACCATCTTCCACAACCAGCTTACGGTACGCGTCAACCAGTTTGTGCGTAACCGGGCCGGGTGTTCCGGTCCCGATCGAGCGTTTGTCGAGCTCCACAACAGCGATCACTTCGGCAGCTGTTCCTGTAAGAAACGCTTCATCGGCAGTCCAGATTTCATAGCGCGTCATCACCTGCTCGACCACGTCCAGACCCAACTCGCGCCCCAGCTGCATCACTTTACTGCGGGTGATGCCGTCCAGCGCTCCGCACCAGGTCGGCGGAGTGATCAGCTTATTGCCCTTCACCACGAAAACATTATCCCCGGACGCTTCTGCGACGTACCCCTGCGGATTAAGCAGCAGGCACTCCATCACGCCCGAGTTGATGGCTTCGATTTTCGCCATGATGTTATTGAGATAGTTCAGGCTCTTGACCTTCGGATTGAGCGCTTCAGGCATATTGCGCATGGTGCCGGCCGTAATGATCTTCATGCCGTTGTCGTACATTTCCTGGGGATACAGCTTGATGTTGTCGGCAATGATAATCACCGACGCTTTTTCACACAGGTATGGATTGAGGCCCAGCGTTCCGCTTCCGCGTGTGACGACGTGGCGGATGTACCCGTTTTCAATTCCGTTGGCCCGGCAGGTGTCCACCGTCGCGTCGATCAGCTCCTGCTTCGTCATGCCGATATCCAGAGCAATCACTTTGGCGGAGTCGAGCAGACGATCGATATGCTCGCCAAGAAATGCAATATTCCCGTTGTATACGCGGGTCCCTTCAAAAACACCGTCTCCGTACAGCAGACCGTGATCAAACACCGAAACAACAGCGTCTTTTTTATCTACCAACTGTCCATTCAAAAAAACTTTCATTGTCTGTCCTATTCCTCCAGCTTTCCGTCTTTCAACACCAATTCACGCTGACAGAGCCGGGCCACATCCTCGTTGTGCGTCACCAGAATCAGTGTCAACTGTTCAGATTGTGCTAAATCAAAGAGGTTATGCAATACGTTTTCGCCAGTGTGTGAATCCAAATTCCCGGTCGGTTCGTCTGCCAGAATCAAATCCGGCTCATTCATCAGGGCCCGTGCCAGCGCCACGCGCTGCTGCTCGCCGCCCGAAAGTTCCATGGGCCGGTGATCCATGCGCCCGCAGAGGCCCACGCGATCCAGCAGATGTTCCGCGCGTGTTTTGGCGTCTTTCCGGCGCGCCGCCATTGACGGCAGAATCACATTCTGGAGCACATCGAGCTCCGGCAGCAGATGATAGCTCTGGAAAATGAATCCGCAGCGGTTCGCGCGAAACGCGGCACGCTTCGGAGCTTTCATCGAAACCAGGCTGTTGCCTTCGAACTGCACATCGCCCGAATCCGGTTTATCCAGCCCTCCAAGGAGATGCAGCAGCGTACTTTTTCCCGATCCGCTCGCCCCCATCACCGACAGCGTCTCACCACGCTGAACGCTCAGCGACACTCCGTGAAGCACCTCAACCGTCCGCTTTCCAATCCGGTAGTTCTTGTGTACCTCTTCTGCTTTTAAGATTTCACTCATTTAAATTCTCACGTCAAACTGGACTTTTTCCAATCCTTGGAAACTTTAAATTACAAGAGCTGCCCCATGGTTTTTTCTTTAAATTCTCCAAGTCGCTCGATCAGTTGAACCCGGTCTTCTCCGTCAGAGAGATCCTTTTCCCAATACTCAAGCAGCTCGTCGGCAAGGTCAACAACGGCTGTTTTGGGACTATCAACGTCTTTTCGAGGTAAAACGCAACAATACACCCCATTATATTTTATATCCAAAGCATTGTTTAAAAAAGCGAGGGCACGTTCCTGGTCGCGCAATTCCGGGGAATCGCAATTCACCAAAAACAGAGAATAAACCAACATCATTCCCGGGCGGTTCGACCGATGCTCAACGGCATCTTCAAAAAGTCGATTGGCTTCACGCTCGTCTTTCTCCACGCCCAGCCCGCGAGCATAACATTGCGCAAGCATATGTTTCGCCAACACTTCGCCCTGATCGGCAGCCAGCTGTAAATAACGGGCGGCTTCGCTCCAGTCCTGAGGAGCGCCCAGTCCGAAGGCACAGCAGCGGCCCATCTCAGTCTGGTCATATTTTGTTCCGGTATCTGCTCCGATTCGAAACAATCGAGCCGCCTCAACCGTATTCGTCTCGCCGCCAGCTCCTCGCTGCAAGCAGCGAGCCAATGCGCGCCGGCCAGGATCATAATCATGTTCCCATGACTTTCTGTACCAAGCCACTGCCATCACAGCATTGGCACCGCATCCCCTGCCATGTTCATAACAGGACGCGACCTCATACATAGAAGCGGCGTATCCCATATCGGCACTCGTCCTGAAAGCAGATAACATTCTTTCGTCATACTGCTTCAACCGCCTTTTACAGCGGCCGATGCGATAATAGGTGTAGCGATACGCCGGATCCAGCGCAGCAGATTTTTCATACTTTTCCAACGCTTCCTCATATTGCTTCATTTCGTAGAGGGTGTTCGCCCACTGCCGCCAATAATCGGAATCGTCTGGATCCTGCTCGATGCATTTTTCCCATGCTGCACAGGAATCCTCGTAGCGCTTCATTTTCTTTAAGGTGTTCGCCAGCCCCTGATAGGTCCACCCTGTGGGCGACATCTCGACAGCAATCTTCCGATGCTTTATTGCCTCATCATATTCATCGAGATACTCCGTCAGAATATTCGCATACGTGTGATGAACCATGACCGAAGCAACAGTAAAGCGGCTCAGCAGTTTTTCATATCGCTGCTTCCCCGGCTCACCTTCTTTCTGCGCCCGGCACTGGATTGCGGAGAGCCAAAGCAGATAAACATTGTCGGAATTTTCATCCGACAGCTGAATCAGCCTGGCCAGACTTCCATCCGGCACGACTTCCTGATCCAGCTGCAGAGCCAGATCGGAAGCCTCAGAGATCACACTGCCGGCCGGCGCGTTCTGTAACAGAAAATGAAAGCACTTTGAGGCCAGCCGCTTGTTCCATCGGGACCGGCCCATAACGGCTTCTGCAAAAAGAAGTTCTGAATTTTCGACATCTCGATACGCGGTCCACCCGACCACTTCCTCCGCTTCCATCTGGTTGCCTTCATCCAGCAGGGAAAAGGCTTTATCGAGCGCTTCCTCTGCCGAATAGAACATATACTGTTTAGCCACGGCTCGACGCTTCGGACTGTAAACAACAGATGCAATCTGCTCGCTGAGAAGTTCCGAAGAAATCGATGTGCTTCCTCGACAAATCGACCGGATCCGAAAAAACGCCCCAGCAACCCAACAGAGAGCAACAGCCGCGGTCAGAATGATCAAAAAAAACCGGAGCTTCCTTCCCATCACTCATTCCTCAACGCTTCAACGGGTTCAAGGCGGGCAGCGCGCCAGGCGGGAACAAGACCGGCGAGCGTGCAGATGACAAGCACGGTGGAGCAAACGGTGATCACATCGCTAATGGTTGTATGCGCAGGAATCTGACTGAGCTGATAAAGCTCTTTCGGCAGCAGGTCGACCCGGAACTGCGCAGAAATAAAGTTGAGCAGCTCATTGCGATATTTCAGAGCCAGCAACCCGAGGCCGAGGCCGAGGCCCGTGCCAATGACGCCCTGCACCGCACCGATCCATAGAAAAATGGCGACGATCCGGCGATTTGCAAAACCAAGCGCTTTGAGCAGTCCGATTTCGTGGGTTTTCTGAACCGTCAGCGTAATCAGCGTATTAGTGATGCCGAACGCCGCTACGATGGTGATAAAGATCAGCAGGAAAAACATCATGTTTTTCTCCGTCTGGAGCGCCGTAAACATCTGCCGATTCAGGTCAATCCAGCTGCGAACGTCAAAATACGGACCGAGCCCCTGTTTGAGCTGATGCGCAATACGCGGTGCATCCATCGGATTATCCGTCATAATCTGAAGACAGTGCACGCCCTGCTCCACATTAAAAACAGACCGCGCCGTGTCGAGGGAGGTCAGGACCACATTGGCGTCAAACTCCCACATGCCGACCTCAAAAATCCCGCTGATCGTCAGCTCTTCCGGCAGGCGCAGCTCGTCCTGTGACACAAAATTCTGCGGAGAATACACCCGCAGCGAATCGCCGATATCGAGCCCAAGGCGCAGTGCGAGGTCACGACCGATCACAATCTCCCCATACCCGATTGAAAACGCACCTTTCACAACATGATCCGGCACCTTGCTCACCGTCCGCTCGAGTTCGGAATCAATCCCGCGCAGCATCGGCGTGTGAACATTGTCACTTTCGGTTTGGATAAACACAAATCCTTCGAGGTTCGGCGCGGCCCCGGTAATGCCCTTCACTTTTTTAACAGCAGTCAGCAGTTTGGCCGGCTGCTCAATCACACCTCCGTATTCCGTCACTTTGACGTGGGCGTTGAAACTGAGAATTTTTTCGCGCCAGGTCTCATCAAAACCGGTCATTACAGACAGCACAATGATGAGCACCGCAACACCGAGTGTAACGCCGAGCAGCGACAGCAGCGTAACCACCGACAGAAACGATCGCTTCGGTTTCAAATACTTAAATGCCAAAAACAGGGAAAAAGAACTTTTCATAGAGAGCTGCATCCTACACAGCCTATCGGCGGAATAAAAGTTTCCAAACCTTGGAAAAACAAAAAAACAGCGTAGACTTTTTCTTATGAAAAGGAGGCGGATCATGAATCGTGCTTTTTTGATTTCAGCAGCAATGATCGCTCTCGCCGTTTCCGCGGAAGAACCGACCGTTCAAACCTATCCCGTCCGCTTCACCGACCCGCAGGAAGCGGCGGAAATCATCCAGCTCATGCTGCCCTCCACCAACAATCTCCAGATCCAGGCCATCGACCGCAAACTGATCGTGAAAGGAACCGCCGAACAGCAGAAAAACATACAGCAAATGCTCAGCGAACTGGATGCCCCGCCGAAAAACATTCAGATCAATGTTCAGCTCGACAGCAGCGAAAACTCGGTCAAAAGAACCGCCCGCGGCTATCCGCGCGGCCCTGTCACCATTCGCAACGGGGAAATTCACGCAACCATAGGCGGCCGTTTTCGCAACCAAAGAACCACCGTCAACGAAACGACCACCCAGATGCTGGTCGCCATGGACGGACGTTCCGCCACCCTGCGCGTCGGGGAACGGGTTCCGTATGCCGCGTGGCTGGTCGAATATGGCCATCGCTACGGATATATCCGCGAAGCCCACATAGAATGGCAGGATGTCGGATCATTTCTGGCAGTGGAACCGACTATTGTCAGCCCCGGACTGATTCGCATCCGGGTCATTCCGGAACTGAGCGGACGACTTCAGGACGGAAGCCGCGAAACCATCCAGTTCACCCATTTGGCAACGGAAGTGACGGCGGGAGACGGACAAACCATCCACATCGGCGGATTCAATCAGGACAGGGATTTCAACTCTCACTTCTTCATCGGCGGATCATCTGATGACGAATCCATTAATACAGATATCACGCTGACGCCGCACATCCTCGAATAAAGATGCTGAATCGGCCACTCCGGAACCCTGTCTCCAAACCCTGAGAGAATTCTTTCCAAGGTTTGGAAATATCGACATAGCACAACCCCACTCTGCAAAAACACTTTTCATTTTTTAAATACTCATTAAAATGCCCGCGTATTTTGGCGGGTTTGTGTTAAAAGCATGCCGCTCCAGGTCAGGGTTGCGGTTAAACCGTCGTCAGATTCGAACTAAAGGGAGATGAAAATGAGTCGCGAAAGCAAATGTCCAGTAACCGGAAACGTCGGGAAACGTCCTGACATGAACAGTGCTAAAAGCAACAAGGACTGGTGGCCGAACCAGTTGAACTTGAAAATACTCCACCAGAACCCGCCCGCTCTCAACCCTCTCGACGAAGACTTCAACTACGCAGAAGAGTTCAAGAAACTCAATCTGAAGGCTGTAAAAAAGGATCTTAAAAAACTCATGACCGACTCGCAGGAGTGGTGGCCGGCAGATTTCGGAAACTACGGTCCGCTGTTCATCCGCATGGCATGGCATTCCGCCGGAACCTACCGGACCGGTGACGGCCGCGGCGGAGGCGGCACCGGTAATCAGCGCCTTGCACCGCTCAACAGCTGGCCCGACAACTGCAATCTCGACAAAGCGCGCCGCCTGATCTGGCCGATTAAACAGAAATACGGCGACCGAATCTCATGGGCCGACCTGATCATTCTCACCGGCAACGTGGCGTTGGAAACCATGGGCTTCAAGACCTTCGGCTTCGGCGGTGGACGCGAGGACATCTGGGAACCGGAAGAGGATGTCTACTGGGGCTCCGAAAAAGAATGGCTGGCCGATGACAACCGGGATCTGGATCCGAAGAAAAAGGACAACCCTCTGGCGGCGGTTCAGATGGGACTGATTTATGTAAACCCCGAAGGACCGGGAGGAAATCCCGATCCTGTTCTGGCAGCAAAGGATATTCGAAACTCGTTTGCGCGAATGGCAATGAATGATGAGGAAACTGTTGCACTGATTGCCGGGGGACATACGTTCGGCAAAACTCATGGCGCAGGCCCTGCAACCCACGTCGGTCCGGAACCGGAAGCCGCCCCGCTTGAACAGCAGGGTCTCGGCTGGAAGAGTTCCTTTAAAACGGGAAAAGGCGGCGACACCATTACTGACGGCGAAGAAGTCACCTGGACTCAGGCTCCGACTCAGTGGAGCAATTATTTCTTCGATAACCTGTTCAACTATGAATGGGAACTCACCAAGAGTCCCGCAGGAGCCTACCAGTGGGTTGCGAAAGACGCTCCGGAAGATGTGCCCGACGCGCATAACCCAAAGAAGAAACACCGCCCGACCATGCTGACGACAGACCTGTCGCTGCGTTTCGATCCGGAATATGAAAAAATATCGCGTCGATTCCATGAAAACCCGGATGAATTCGCCGATGCATTCGCCCGCGCGTGGTTCAAACTGACCCATCGCGATATGGGACCGAAGTCGCGTTATCTCGGCCCGGAGGTTCCGAAAGAAGACCTGATCTGGCAGGACCCGATTCCGGCGGTTGACCACAAGCTGATCAACTCTGCCGACATCAAAGACCTGAAAGCAAAGATCCTGAAGTCCGGCTTATCGATTTCCGATCTGGTTTCGACGGCATGGGCTTCGGCGTCGACCTTCCGGGGTTCCGACAAGCGCGGCGGAGCCAACGGCGCACGCATCCGGCTCGCTCCGCAAAAAGACTGGCCGGTCAACCAGCCGAAACGGCTGGCGAGAGTCCTCAAAACGCTCGAAGGCATCCAAAAGGCATTCAACAAAGCGCACAATAAGAAAAAAGTATCACTGGCCGACCTGATCGTTCTTGGCGGTTGTGCGGCCGTGGAAGAAGCCGCCGCTAAAGCCGGCCACAAGGTCAAGGTCCCATTCACGCCGGGTCGCATGGATGCATCGGCGAAACAGACGGATACAGAATCGTTCACCGTGCTCGAATCGATGGCGGACGGCTTCAGGAACTACCTCCCACAGAAATATGCAGTCTCAGCCGGGGCACTTCTGATCGACAAAGCGCAGCTGCTGACATTAACCGCCCCGGAAATGACCGTGCTCATTGGCGGCCTGCGCGTGCTGAATGCAAACTTCAAAAAGTCGAAAAACGGAGTCTTCACCAAACAAAAGGAAACGCTCTCCAACGACTTCTTCGTCAACCTGCTTGATATGGGCACAGAGTGGAAACCCTCTGCAAAGGATGAAGACGTTTATGAGGGGTTCGATCGCAAGACAGGAAAACTGAAATGGACCGGTTCTCAGGTGGACCTCATCTTCGGCGCAAATTCCCAGCTGCGGGCCATCGCGGAAGTGTACGGAAGCGCAACCTCGCAGAAAAAGTTCGTGAAGGATTTTGTTTCCGCGTGGAGCAAAGTCATGAACCTCGACCGCTTTGATCTTGCCTGATGACAACAAACCCTGTTTCCAAACCCTGGAAAACCCCTTTCCAAGGTTTGGAACGGTTCGTGTCCGTTTGTAATTAAAA of Tichowtungia aerotolerans contains these proteins:
- the rpsG gene encoding 30S ribosomal protein S7, giving the protein MARRRAAEKRTLTPDPRYNSELIAYMINAIMGRGKKATAASIVYGALEDIQSKLKDEDPLAVLTQAMENIKPKLEVKSRRVGGATYQVPVEVGPKRQTALASRWLIQYSKGRRGMPMRRALSMELLDAYANQGSCIKKRDDTHKMAQANKAFAHYRW
- the rpsL gene encoding 30S ribosomal protein S12 yields the protein MPTVNQLVRKPRTPIKKKKKCPALTACPQRRGVCLLVKTQTPKKPNSALRKIARVRLTNGREINAYIPGEGHNLQEHSMVLVRGGRVKDLPGVRYHIVRGALDCLGVDGRKQGRSKYGAKKPKES
- a CDS encoding protein arginine kinase, encoding MTLDGLLERHGGWLESGPEEGPVISSRVRLARNLSDTTFPGWASKEVRDRVWNEVVQAFDSMETDTEFLRWRMDELKTLERELLFERHLISAELAERKSGSGLFVSEDECRAVMVNEEDHIRLQSLQPGLNLQKALDGAEALDDDLEKTLTYAFSSKLGYLTACPSNVGTGMRASVMLHLPGLCLTEEIKPVINAVSKIGLAVRGMWGEGSEAAGHMFQISNQITLGKTEVEIISHLDQIVLEVIEHEKNARLRLMESQQIRVHDHIGRAYGILAHAAMMNSNEALDLLSGLRLGIDLGLMPEIARRDIDQLLIRIQPAHLQKAAGSMLSPEERDIKRAQLIRLFLDGSPDNGNGH
- a CDS encoding UvrB/UvrC motif-containing protein, yielding MKCDLCDKEAVVHLTQVVNGEMKEVHLCEEHAKEQGIDIHSPISITDILMGLGEAKQGIEHQLSPSCPRCGMAREEFRRSGRLGCPDCYNTFMAELAVAIKAMHHSSQHVGKIPAREGLQTRIKSQIARFQKELDAAIAREDYEKAAEIRDRISEVRTQAEEQEGGDA
- the ilvE gene encoding branched-chain-amino-acid transaminase; translation: MKVFLNGQLVDKKDAVVSVFDHGLLYGDGVFEGTRVYNGNIAFLGEHIDRLLDSAKVIALDIGMTKQELIDATVDTCRANGIENGYIRHVVTRGSGTLGLNPYLCEKASVIIIADNIKLYPQEMYDNGMKIITAGTMRNMPEALNPKVKSLNYLNNIMAKIEAINSGVMECLLLNPQGYVAEASGDNVFVVKGNKLITPPTWCGALDGITRSKVMQLGRELGLDVVEQVMTRYEIWTADEAFLTGTAAEVIAVVELDKRSIGTGTPGPVTHKLVDAYRKLVVEDGIRIDF
- a CDS encoding ABC transporter ATP-binding protein encodes the protein MSEILKAEEVHKNYRIGKRTVEVLHGVSLSVQRGETLSVMGASGSGKSTLLHLLGGLDKPDSGDVQFEGNSLVSMKAPKRAAFRANRCGFIFQSYHLLPELDVLQNVILPSMAARRKDAKTRAEHLLDRVGLCGRMDHRPMELSGGEQQRVALARALMNEPDLILADEPTGNLDSHTGENVLHNLFDLAQSEQLTLILVTHNEDVARLCQRELVLKDGKLEE
- a CDS encoding SEL1-like repeat protein; this encodes MAKQYMFYSAEEALDKAFSLLDEGNQMEAEEVVGWTAYRDVENSELLFAEAVMGRSRWNKRLASKCFHFLLQNAPAGSVISEASDLALQLDQEVVPDGSLARLIQLSDENSDNVYLLWLSAIQCRAQKEGEPGKQRYEKLLSRFTVASVMVHHTYANILTEYLDEYDEAIKHRKIAVEMSPTGWTYQGLANTLKKMKRYEDSCAAWEKCIEQDPDDSDYWRQWANTLYEMKQYEEALEKYEKSAALDPAYRYTYYRIGRCKRRLKQYDERMLSAFRTSADMGYAASMYEVASCYEHGRGCGANAVMAVAWYRKSWEHDYDPGRRALARCLQRGAGGETNTVEAARLFRIGADTGTKYDQTEMGRCCAFGLGAPQDWSEAARYLQLAADQGEVLAKHMLAQCYARGLGVEKDEREANRLFEDAVEHRSNRPGMMLVYSLFLVNCDSPELRDQERALAFLNNALDIKYNGVYCCVLPRKDVDSPKTAVVDLADELLEYWEKDLSDGEDRVQLIERLGEFKEKTMGQLL
- a CDS encoding ABC transporter permease, which translates into the protein MKSSFSLFLAFKYLKPKRSFLSVVTLLSLLGVTLGVAVLIIVLSVMTGFDETWREKILSFNAHVKVTEYGGVIEQPAKLLTAVKKVKGITGAAPNLEGFVFIQTESDNVHTPMLRGIDSELERTVSKVPDHVVKGAFSIGYGEIVIGRDLALRLGLDIGDSLRVYSPQNFVSQDELRLPEELTISGIFEVGMWEFDANVVLTSLDTARSVFNVEQGVHCLQIMTDNPMDAPRIAHQLKQGLGPYFDVRSWIDLNRQMFTALQTEKNMMFFLLIFITIVAAFGITNTLITLTVQKTHEIGLLKALGFANRRIVAIFLWIGAVQGVIGTGLGLGLGLLALKYRNELLNFISAQFRVDLLPKELYQLSQIPAHTTISDVITVCSTVLVICTLAGLVPAWRAARLEPVEALRNE
- a CDS encoding secretin N-terminal domain-containing protein — protein: MNRAFLISAAMIALAVSAEEPTVQTYPVRFTDPQEAAEIIQLMLPSTNNLQIQAIDRKLIVKGTAEQQKNIQQMLSELDAPPKNIQINVQLDSSENSVKRTARGYPRGPVTIRNGEIHATIGGRFRNQRTTVNETTTQMLVAMDGRSATLRVGERVPYAAWLVEYGHRYGYIREAHIEWQDVGSFLAVEPTIVSPGLIRIRVIPELSGRLQDGSRETIQFTHLATEVTAGDGQTIHIGGFNQDRDFNSHFFIGGSSDDESINTDITLTPHILE
- the katG gene encoding catalase/peroxidase HPI, giving the protein MSRESKCPVTGNVGKRPDMNSAKSNKDWWPNQLNLKILHQNPPALNPLDEDFNYAEEFKKLNLKAVKKDLKKLMTDSQEWWPADFGNYGPLFIRMAWHSAGTYRTGDGRGGGGTGNQRLAPLNSWPDNCNLDKARRLIWPIKQKYGDRISWADLIILTGNVALETMGFKTFGFGGGREDIWEPEEDVYWGSEKEWLADDNRDLDPKKKDNPLAAVQMGLIYVNPEGPGGNPDPVLAAKDIRNSFARMAMNDEETVALIAGGHTFGKTHGAGPATHVGPEPEAAPLEQQGLGWKSSFKTGKGGDTITDGEEVTWTQAPTQWSNYFFDNLFNYEWELTKSPAGAYQWVAKDAPEDVPDAHNPKKKHRPTMLTTDLSLRFDPEYEKISRRFHENPDEFADAFARAWFKLTHRDMGPKSRYLGPEVPKEDLIWQDPIPAVDHKLINSADIKDLKAKILKSGLSISDLVSTAWASASTFRGSDKRGGANGARIRLAPQKDWPVNQPKRLARVLKTLEGIQKAFNKAHNKKKVSLADLIVLGGCAAVEEAAAKAGHKVKVPFTPGRMDASAKQTDTESFTVLESMADGFRNYLPQKYAVSAGALLIDKAQLLTLTAPEMTVLIGGLRVLNANFKKSKNGVFTKQKETLSNDFFVNLLDMGTEWKPSAKDEDVYEGFDRKTGKLKWTGSQVDLIFGANSQLRAIAEVYGSATSQKKFVKDFVSAWSKVMNLDRFDLA